CGTTCCAGATCCGCGCGCCGTCGCAGTGCAGCCGCGCGCCGTTCGCCTCGGTGACCTCGCGCAGCGATTGCAGCCGCTCCAGCGGGTAGACGGCCCCGCCGCCCCGGTTGTGCGTCTGCTCCACCGCGACCGCGTTGGTCACCACGGTCCCGAAGCCGGCCGGCCGGATCTGCGCGCGCACGGCCTCGACGTCGAGCAGCCCGCGCGGCGAGACGATCGTGCGGGTCTGGATGCCGGCGTGCTGCGCTGCTCCCCCACCCTCGTAGGTCACCAGGTGCGCGTCGGCGTCGAGCAGCAGTTCGCCGGCCGGCGGCACCAGCAGCCGCACGCAGATCTGGTTGCCCATGGTCCCGGACGGCACGTAGAGCGCGCCGGTCAGGCCGAACAGCCCCGCAACCTCGTCCTCCAGCGCGCGGACGGTCGGGTCCTCGCCGTACACGTCGTCACCGACCTCGGCCTCCGCCATCGCCCGGCGCATGCCCGCGGTCGGCCGCGTGAGCGTGTCGCTGCGCAGGTCGACCACGCCGTCGACCGGACGCTCGACCGTGACTTCGCCGTACGCCGACACCCCTCGCCACCTCCCGCAACGCATCCGTACCGCGACCTAAAGTAATTCCCGTGGTCGCCCAGCTCGTCGACGCGCCAGTTGCTCTGGTCTCGGTCGACGACTACGTGGCGGCGGTGCGGGTGCACTCCGACCGGCTGCACGACCTGGTACGCCGATCCGGGTGCAGCGCCGAGGTCGCCCCCGAGGTCGTCGAGTCGACCGCCCTGGAGCTGCTCGGCGCGCTGGTCGGCGCGCCCGAGACCGTGGAGGACCTGGTCGGCTGGTGGTTCGCGCACGCCCTGGACGCCGCCCGCCGCGTCGCCGCCGGCGACCCCGACGCCGCGCCGCGCAACGGGCTGCACGGCTACAGCCTGCTGGCGGGCACCGAGGGCGAGACGAGGGTGCGGGAGGCGCTCGCCGGGCTGCCGGAGCGGGAGCGTACGGCGATCATGCTGCGCGACGCCTACGACCTACCGCTCGCGTCCGTGGCCGTCGCCCTGCGCCGGCCGCCCGACGTGACCGCGGCGCTGCTCGCGGCCGCGCGGCTGCACCTGTTCGGCACCTACCACGGCCGGCGGGCACCCTCGCTCGACGGGCACCCGGCGCGGCCGTCCATGGACTCGGCGTCGCTCGGGCTGCTCTGCGACGGGACGACGACCGGTCAGCAGGCGACCGCGATGCGCCGGCACGTGCACACCTGCGCCCAGTGCGAGGACGTCAGCGAGTCGATGTCGCAGGCGCGCCGGCTCGCGGCCGGGCTGCCGGTCATCGCGATGCCCGAGGACGAGCGCGACGAGATGCTCGAACGGGTCACCGACCGGGCGCAGTCGCTGCTGCCGTCGCTGGAAGAGGTGCTGCTGGCCGCCGACGCCGAGGCCGACGAGCCGCCGCTGGTGCCGATCGGCATCATCCTGCTGGCGCTGTTCCTGGCCGGGGCCCTGGGTGTCGCCGTCGGAGTAGCCGGCCACGCCTGAGCCACCCGGACTACGAGCGGCCCTCGCGGAGCATCTCGGCCACCAAGAACGCCATCTCCAGCGACTGGCTCGTGTTCAGCCTCGGGTCGCACGCGGTCTCGTATCGGCCAGCCAGGTCGGCGTGCTTGATGTCCTCCGCGCCGCCCAGGCACTCGGTGACGTCCTCGCCGGTGAGCTCGACGTGCAGCCCGCCCGGGTGCGTGCCCAGCGCGTGGTGCACCGCGAAGAAGCCCTGGACCTCGTCGAGCACGTCGTCGAAGTGCCTTGTCTTGTAGCCGCTGGGCGACTCGACCGTGTTGCCATGCATCGGGTCGCATACCCATACGACCGGGCAGCCCGTCGCGGTGACCTTCTCGACGATCGGCGGCAGCAGGTCGCGCACGCGGTCGGCCCCCATCCGGGTGATCGCGCACAGCCGCCCGGGCTCACGATGCGGGTCCAGCCGCTCGACGAGAGCGGCCGCGTCCTCCGGCCTGACCGACGGACCGAGCTTGACCCCGATCGGGTTGGCGATCCGTGTCGCGAACTCCACGTGCGCCCCGTCGAGCGCCCGGGTCCGCTCACCGATCCACACCATGTGCGCCGACAGGTCGTAGGCCGTACCCCGGTCCTCGTGCCAGCGCGTCAGGGCACTTTCGTACTCCAGCAGCAGCGCCTCGTGGCTCGCGAACAGCTCGACCCCACGAGCGGTGTCGAGCGCGTCGAGGTCGATCCCGCACGCCTGCATGAACGCCAGCGCCCGGTCGATCTCCCGCGCCACCACCTCGTAGCGCTGACCGGCCGGCGAGCGGCGTACGAAGTCCTGGTTCCAGGCGTGCACCCGGCGCAGGTCCGCGAACCCGCCGTGCGCGTAGGCCCGCACGAGGTTCAGCGTCGACAGCGCGTGGTGGTAGGCGCGCAGCATCCGCCCCGGGTCGGGCGTGCGGGCGTCGGCGGTGGGCGCGATGTCGTTGACGGCGTCACCGCGGTACGACGGCAGCCCGGTCAGCTTCTCGACGTCGGCCGACCGCGGCTTGGCGAACTGCCCGGCGAAGCGCCCGACCTTCACCACCGGGACGCTCGCCGCGTAGGTCAGCACGATCGCCATCTGCAGCAGGGTCTTGACCTTGTCGCGGACGTGCTCGGCGCTCGCAGCGGCGAACGTCTCCGCACAGTCGCCGCCCTGCAGCAGAAAAGCCTTGCCCTGGGCGACGTCGGCGAGTGATGCGCGCAACCGGTCGCACTCGTCGGCCACGACGAGTCCGGGCAGCGCGGACAGCTCGGCGTGGACGCGCGCGACCGCGGCGGCGTCCGGCCACGCCGGCTGCTGCGCGGCCGGCAGCGCCCGCCAGCTGTCGAGGGTGGTCACGCCCTCCAGGGTACGGATGCCGCTCGGTTGCCTGGCGCATTTCCCCACCTGGCGGCCCACGTCCACCCAGCCGATGGTCCGCCCAATCCGACCGATGGTCCGCCCGGCCGCTCGATGGTCCGCCCAGCCGCCCCATTGCTCCCCCACCGACTTTCCGTCTACTGCCGCGGTGTGGGGCCTAAACGATCTCTGAGAGGCCCTACACCGCGGCAGTAGTGGCGGAAGGCGCGTCATAAGGCGCGTCGGGAACCCGCGATCACGCCGTCCTGCGCAGCCGATCCGCCCGCGCTATCGCCCGCCTGATCCGGTCCGCTGTCGCCTCGGGCCGGCGTACCGCGTCGTCCCAGCCCCACCGCACGACGATGAAGCCCAGTTCCTCCAGCCGTTCCTGCCGTCGTTTCTCGGCGAGCAGGGCGTCCGGCGCTCTGCCGTCGTACTTCCTCGCGCCGTCCGCCTCGCCCACCACGCCGTCCCACAGGAAGTCGACCCGAAAGCCGCGGATCCACTGCTGCAGCCGAGGCGGCGGCAGCCTCTGCTCATGGATGAACAGCCGCGAGACCGACTCCAGGGCAGACTCCGCCCGACCGTCGGCCAGATCCACGACCTCCCGGGCGGCCGCGATGCCGGGCCACTTCGTGCAGTCGCGCACCACCGCCTGGAGTTGGGGCTGCGTCACGAGGCGGTGATGCAGCGCGGAGTCCGCGGCCACGAGCCCGTCGCGTAGATCGCCCCGGCACAGGTCGACGACGGCTCGCGCGACGGTGACGACCGGCAAGCCGCGGATCGACGTGACGTGGTGCTCCGGCAAGGCGGCGGGGCGTACGACGAGGTCGTAGCCGTCGTGGTGGTCGCTGCCTCGCAACAGCTCCACGGGGCCGGGCTCACCGATCAGAGCCACGCCGTGAAGGGCGGCCGCGGTGCGCTTCGCGATGACCGCGCCGGGCATGACCAGGCAGGCCGCCGCAGCGCGCAGATGCAACGGAATCGGGCCGTCGCCGGAAAGCGCGGCGTGCGCGTAGACGCCTCGGCGAACCGTCAGCCAGCGGCCGACCTCCAGGCGGTGACGGATCTGGTCGACCGTGTAGCCGCACCGCAAGGCGTCGGCGCGCGAGAAGACGCCGGCCTGCCGGGCAGCCAGAGCATGCAGATCACGCGACACCTCGCCTACGGTGCCGCTCGCGAGCGGCTTCGGCGTACGCCGTCCACAACGGCCCACTCGTCCACAACCAGACCAGTGCCAGTTGCGGTCGCTTTCCTTCAACTACTGCCGCGATGTAGGGCCTTGATGATCTCCATTAGGCCCTACACCGCGGCAGATGACATAACGCGAAAGTGGGCGGGATGGCTAACGAGGGCGGGACGGCGGAAGCGGGCGGGACGGCGAACGAGGGCGGGACGGCGAACGAGGGCTGATCACGAGCGGGCTGCGGCCAAGGGCTGACCGGGAACGGCGGCGGGTGCCGACGCGGTCAGCCGAAAAAGACCTCGGCTTCGGCGTACAGAGACGGGTCGACCAGCTTCAGCTCGTCGAGCGCCTCCGCCAACGGCACCCGCACGATGTCCGTGCCGCGCAAGGCGACCATCTTCCCGAAGTCACCCGCGTCCACGGCGTCGATCGCGTGCAGCCCGAAGCGGGTGGCGAGCCAGCGGTCGAAGGCGGTCGGGGTGCCGCCGCGCTGGATGTGCCCGAGCACCGTCGCGCGCGCCTCGCGGCCGAGCCGGTCGCCGATCTCCTGCTCGAGCACCTGGCCGATGCCGGACAGCCGCACATGGCCGAACGCGTCCTTCTCCCCCGCGCGCACCGACATCGTGCCCTCGAGTGGCGTGGCGCCCTCCGCGACGACGACGATCGGGGCGTAGCGCGTCTGGAAGCGGCGCTCGATGAACTGGCACACCTTCTCGATGTCGAACGGGATCTCCGGGATCAGGATCACGTTGGCGCCGCCGGCCATGCCGGAGTGCAGCGCGATCCAGCCGGCGTGGCGGCCCATGACCTCGACGATCAGCACGCGGTGGTGCGACTCGGCGGTCGTGTGCAGCCGGTCGATCGCCTCGGTCGCGATGTTGACGGCGGTGTCGAAGCCGAACGTGTAGTCGGTGGCGGAGAGGTCGTTGTCGATCGTCTTGGGTACGCCGACGACCTGCACGCCGAGCTCGTCGTGCAACCGGCGGGCGACGCCGAGCGTGTCCTCGCCGCCGATCGCCACGAGGGCGTCGATGCCCTGGTCCTTGAGCGTGCGGACGATCGCCTCGGGCCCTCCGTCGACCTTGTAGGGGTTGGTCCGCGACGAGCCGAGGATCGTGCCGCCTCGCGGCAGGATGCCGCGGACCTCGGCGACGGTCAGCGGGCACGTGTCGCCCTCGATCGGGCCGCGCCAGCCGTCGCGGAACCCCACGAACTCGTGTCCGTAGACCTGCACGCCCTTCCGCACGACCCCGCGGATGACCGCATTGAGGCCGGGGCAGTCGCCGCCACCGGTGAGTACGCCGATACGCATGGCCGGGACACTACCCAGGTGTCTGTGCTTGCGATCGACGCCGGAACGACGGGGGTGACCGCGCTCGTCGTCACCGAGGACGGGCGGGTGGCGGCGCGCGGCTACGAGGAGTTCGCCCAGCACTTTCCCAAGCCCGGCTGGGTGGAGCACGAGCCCGAGGAGATCTGGCAGGCGACGCTGTCGGCCTGCCGGCAGGCGCTGGCGGCCGCGGGCCCTACGCCGGTGGCGATCGGCATCACCAACCAGCGGGAGACCGCCGTCGTGTGGGACCGCGCGTCCCTCGCGGCGCCGCGGCGCGCGATCGTGTGGCAGGACCGGCGTACGACGGACCTCTGCGCCCGCCTGCGCGACGCGGGCCACGAGCCGCGCGTGTCGGAGCTGACCGGGCTGCGGCTCGACCCGTACTTCACGGCCACGAAGCTGGCCTGGTTGCGGGACAACGGAATCGTGGACGGCGGCGGACCGCGCGGCCAGGACTGGCCCGACGGCATCGTCGCGGGGACGGTCGACTCCTACCTGGTGGCACGGCTGACCGGCGGCCGGGTGCACGCGACCGATCCGTCGAACGCGTCGCGGACGTTGCTCTACGACATTTCTTCAGGTAGTTGGTCCGAGGAGCTGTGCGAGCTTTTCGGCGTACCGCAAGGGATTTTGCCGGAGGTGCGGCCGTCGAGCGGTGATTTCGGACGCACCGATCCGGCGGCATTCCTCGGGCTCGACCTGCCGATCGGCGGGATCGCGGGCGACCAGCAGGCGGCGCTGTTCGGGCAGGCGTGCTTCGACGTCGGGTCGTCGAAATGCACGTACGGCACCGGATCTTTCGTGCTCATCAACACCGGTCGCGAGATGGTGCGGTCGCCGGACCTGCTGACGACGGTGGCGTGGGACCTGGGCGACGGGCTGGTCTACGCGCTGGAGGGCGCGATCTTCGTGACCGGCGCGGCGGTGCAGTGGTTGCGCGACGGGCTCGGCCTGATCGGTTCGGCGGCGGAGACCGAGGCGCTGGCCGCCACGGTGCCGTCGAGCGAGGGCGTGGTGTTCGTGCCGGCGCTGACCGGGCTCGGTGCGCCGCACTGGGACCCGGACGCGCGCGGGGCCATCCTCGGCGTGACCCGCGGGACGACGCGGGCGCACCTGGTGCGGGCGACGCTGGAGGCGATCGCATTCGAGGTACGCGACGTCGTCGAGGTCATGACCTCGTCCGCCGGCTGCTCGGTGCCCGTGCTCTCGGTCGACGGGGGCGCCTCGGTCAACAACCTGCTCTGCCAGCTGCAGGCGTCCCAGCTGGGCGTGCCGGTGCAGCGACCGCAGGTGGCCGAGACGACCGCTCTGGGTGCTGCTTTTCTGGCCGGGCTCGCCTGCGGCGTCTGGTCGTCGGTGGACGAGCTGCGCGACACCTGGCGGCTGGACCGCCGCTTCGAGCCCGGGCCTCGGGATGACGCGGGCTACCGGCGCTGGCAAGCGGCGGTCGAGCGTTCCAGGGCCTGGGCCAGCTTGTAGGAGGTCCGCGGGTTGGTCGCCGCGGCCAGCACCAGCCCGACAGCGATCGCGACGTCGGCGCCGAGGAAGAGCCGCAGCGCGGGGCGCCGGGCCGGCCGGCGCGCGTAGACCACGGCGACGAGAGTCCAGCCGGCCATCGCGACCAGCGCCCCCCAGCCCACGCCCGGCCGTGCGTAGTGGTCGCTCGCGTGGAAGATCGAGAACGCCGCGTAGCCGAGCGCCGCCACCCGGAAGACGGAGACGGCGGGCCACAGCGGGAGGTTCACGGGGAGCAACGCTACGGGCCCGACGGCCCGAGCGCGGGTGGTTCAGCTGGCCTTGCGGCGGGGCTGGGGGGTGTCGGCCACCAGCGCCTCGCGCGCCGCCGACCGGGCCTCCTCGATCTCCTGCTTGGCCGTGGCGGCGTAGGTGTCGACGTACTCGTGCCCCGACAGCTGCATCAGCTCGTACATGATCTCGTCGGTCACCGACCGCAGCACGAACCGGTCGTGCGCGAGCCCGGCGTAGCGGGAGAAGTCGAGCGGCTTCCCGATCTTCACGCCGACCCGCTTGATCTTGGGGATCAGCGTGCCGGCGGGCTGGATGTCGAAGGTGTTGATCATCGCGACCGGGATCACCGGCGCCCCGCTCTGCAGCGCGAGCCGGGCGACGCCGGTCTTGCCGCGGTAGAGCCGCCCGTCGGGCGAGCGGGTGCCCTCGGGGTAGATGCCGCAGAGCTTGCCCTCGGCGAGCAGCTTCAGCTGGGTCTTGAGCGCGCCCTCGGCAGCCGACCCGCTGGACCGGTCGATCGGCACCTGCCCGACGGCGGTGAAGAACGCCGCCTGCAGGCGACCCTTGAGCCCGCGACCGGTGAAGTACTCCGACTTGGCGACGAACGTGATCTTGCGCGGCACGACGAGCGGCAGGAAGAACGAGTCGAGGAACGACTGGTGCGTGGGGGCAAGGATCGCGGGCCCGTTGCGCGGGACGTTGTCGAGTCCCTCGACCCAGGGCCGGAACAGCACGCGCAGGATGGGCGAAAGGACGGCCTTGACGATCCAGTAGCCCACGGTGGCTCCTTCTCTGCGGTGCTGCCCACCCTAGAGAGCGCTACCCCGGCGAGCAACGCCGCCGCACCTCGCGTCGGCGGGTCGGCGGGTCGGCCGGGCACCGCCGGCGGGAACGGCTCCCCCGCCGTAC
This genomic interval from Mycobacteriales bacterium contains the following:
- a CDS encoding GntG family PLP-dependent aldolase, with the translated sequence MSAYGEVTVERPVDGVVDLRSDTLTRPTAGMRRAMAEAEVGDDVYGEDPTVRALEDEVAGLFGLTGALYVPSGTMGNQICVRLLVPPAGELLLDADAHLVTYEGGGAAQHAGIQTRTIVSPRGLLDVEAVRAQIRPAGFGTVVTNAVAVEQTHNRGGGAVYPLERLQSLREVTEANGARLHCDGARIWNAHAATGVGLDVYGGLFDTMSVCLSKGLGAPVGSLVVAADEALLAEARVVRRRLGGGMRQAGVIAAAGLYALRHHRDRLAEDHARAHQLAVRIAAVAPVVDPAVVETNIVPLDLSSSSLDAVTLARKAAAEGVRISVVGARRVRLVTHLDVDDAGCDRAADVVSRLLETA
- a CDS encoding sigma factor-like helix-turn-helix DNA-binding protein, which produces MVAQLVDAPVALVSVDDYVAAVRVHSDRLHDLVRRSGCSAEVAPEVVESTALELLGALVGAPETVEDLVGWWFAHALDAARRVAAGDPDAAPRNGLHGYSLLAGTEGETRVREALAGLPERERTAIMLRDAYDLPLASVAVALRRPPDVTAALLAAARLHLFGTYHGRRAPSLDGHPARPSMDSASLGLLCDGTTTGQQATAMRRHVHTCAQCEDVSESMSQARRLAAGLPVIAMPEDERDEMLERVTDRAQSLLPSLEEVLLAADAEADEPPLVPIGIILLALFLAGALGVAVGVAGHA
- a CDS encoding type IV toxin-antitoxin system AbiEi family antitoxin domain-containing protein, coding for MSRDLHALAARQAGVFSRADALRCGYTVDQIRHRLEVGRWLTVRRGVYAHAALSGDGPIPLHLRAAAACLVMPGAVIAKRTAAALHGVALIGEPGPVELLRGSDHHDGYDLVVRPAALPEHHVTSIRGLPVVTVARAVVDLCRGDLRDGLVAADSALHHRLVTQPQLQAVVRDCTKWPGIAAAREVVDLADGRAESALESVSRLFIHEQRLPPPRLQQWIRGFRVDFLWDGVVGEADGARKYDGRAPDALLAEKRRQERLEELGFIVVRWGWDDAVRRPEATADRIRRAIARADRLRRTA
- a CDS encoding 6-phosphofructokinase, which produces MRIGVLTGGGDCPGLNAVIRGVVRKGVQVYGHEFVGFRDGWRGPIEGDTCPLTVAEVRGILPRGGTILGSSRTNPYKVDGGPEAIVRTLKDQGIDALVAIGGEDTLGVARRLHDELGVQVVGVPKTIDNDLSATDYTFGFDTAVNIATEAIDRLHTTAESHHRVLIVEVMGRHAGWIALHSGMAGGANVILIPEIPFDIEKVCQFIERRFQTRYAPIVVVAEGATPLEGTMSVRAGEKDAFGHVRLSGIGQVLEQEIGDRLGREARATVLGHIQRGGTPTAFDRWLATRFGLHAIDAVDAGDFGKMVALRGTDIVRVPLAEALDELKLVDPSLYAEAEVFFG
- the glpK gene encoding glycerol kinase GlpK translates to MSVLAIDAGTTGVTALVVTEDGRVAARGYEEFAQHFPKPGWVEHEPEEIWQATLSACRQALAAAGPTPVAIGITNQRETAVVWDRASLAAPRRAIVWQDRRTTDLCARLRDAGHEPRVSELTGLRLDPYFTATKLAWLRDNGIVDGGGPRGQDWPDGIVAGTVDSYLVARLTGGRVHATDPSNASRTLLYDISSGSWSEELCELFGVPQGILPEVRPSSGDFGRTDPAAFLGLDLPIGGIAGDQQAALFGQACFDVGSSKCTYGTGSFVLINTGREMVRSPDLLTTVAWDLGDGLVYALEGAIFVTGAAVQWLRDGLGLIGSAAETEALAATVPSSEGVVFVPALTGLGAPHWDPDARGAILGVTRGTTRAHLVRATLEAIAFEVRDVVEVMTSSAGCSVPVLSVDGGASVNNLLCQLQASQLGVPVQRPQVAETTALGAAFLAGLACGVWSSVDELRDTWRLDRRFEPGPRDDAGYRRWQAAVERSRAWASL
- a CDS encoding DUF5931 domain-containing protein, translated to MNLPLWPAVSVFRVAALGYAAFSIFHASDHYARPGVGWGALVAMAGWTLVAVVYARRPARRPALRLFLGADVAIAVGLVLAAATNPRTSYKLAQALERSTAACQRR
- a CDS encoding lysophospholipid acyltransferase family protein is translated as MGYWIVKAVLSPILRVLFRPWVEGLDNVPRNGPAILAPTHQSFLDSFFLPLVVPRKITFVAKSEYFTGRGLKGRLQAAFFTAVGQVPIDRSSGSAAEGALKTQLKLLAEGKLCGIYPEGTRSPDGRLYRGKTGVARLALQSGAPVIPVAMINTFDIQPAGTLIPKIKRVGVKIGKPLDFSRYAGLAHDRFVLRSVTDEIMYELMQLSGHEYVDTYAATAKQEIEEARSAAREALVADTPQPRRKAS